The Gemmatimonas phototrophica region GTCACGAAACAACGCACTGCTGGTCACGTCGCTGGCGGTGACGTTTTAGTCACAGCAGCCCCTGCCAACGGCCATCTGTGTGGCTGCCGTCTGCCGTCTTGCGGTTTCGCACAAACCCAACACCCAAAACACAAACCCACGACCCAAAACTGATCAGTTCCGGGTCGTGGGTTCGAGTTACGGGTCGTGAGTATTCGTAAGCCCTACAATTCCCGCCCGATCAATGCACTCAGCTGCGCCCGCGCAATGCGCCCGTCAAAACGCGCCTGAATGAGCGCCTGACGCGCCTGATTCAGCTGCGTCTGTGACGTGAGCAGATCGAGCAGCGTGCTCGCGCCCAGCGCGTAGCGCTGCTGCTGCACCCGCAGATCTTCTTCGGCCGCGGCAATGGCCGCCATCTGCACCTGCACGCGCGCCTGCGCATTGTTCAGCGCGCGCAGCTGCTGCGTAAGATTCTGCCGCGCCCCCAATCGCGCATCGCGCAACTGCGCTTCGGCGTTGCGCATGGCCACATCGCTCTGCACCGTCTGCTGTTCACGAATGAGCCCGTTGAACAGCGGATAGCTGAAATTGAAATTCAGCTGCTGCCGATTGGGGTTACCCCCCGAGAAGAGCCACAAATCGCTGCTCGAAAATTTCGAACTCGTTTGCGTGTACGAGTAGTTGTACGACATGGTGAGCGACGGCAGATACGCCGACCGCTGTGACTTGCGGCTGGCCCGGGCCGCCATGAGGCTGGCCTCCGACTGCATCACCGCCGGGCTCCGGCCAATGAGGGCTTCCAGCTCGGGCTCGGTGGGCAGCTCGGCCAGCGTGTCCGTGCTGTCTTCGAGAGCCGGCGTTACCAGCAGCTGCGACCCGATCACGCGCGTCAGCGCGGCATTGGCCACCCGCAAGTCGTTCTGCGACGTCAGCACGGCCAGCTGGGCGTTCCCCAGCTGAATGGCCGAACGCAGCGAGTCGGATTTGGTGGCCACCCCCGCAGCAAAGCGCGCCGACGAGGCCTTGAGCTGCTGTTCGGCCTGCTCCAGCT contains the following coding sequences:
- a CDS encoding TolC family protein codes for the protein MMDQSMYRRAVALAGAVLLAAPLSSGAQTRSEEEARPIRLREAIEQAQRNAPAVVAARGQERTAAAAGRSAVAAYIPTLTMNAGSARSQGVQFFQGTLVPLRGDPWNYNNGLAATLQLFDGNQRWYELSRTRATADAADAATIQARFDAALQTKQQFYAALAARESEAAARAQLEQAEQQLKASSARFAAGVATKSDSLRSAIQLGNAQLAVLTSQNDLRVANAALTRVIGSQLLVTPALEDSTDTLAELPTEPELEALIGRSPAVMQSEASLMAARASRKSQRSAYLPSLTMSYNYSYTQTSSKFSSSDLWLFSGGNPNRQQLNFNFSYPLFNGLIREQQTVQSDVAMRNAEAQLRDARLGARQNLTQQLRALNNAQARVQVQMAAIAAAEEDLRVQQQRYALGASTLLDLLTSQTQLNQARQALIQARFDGRIARAQLSALIGREL